A genomic segment from Sorangium aterium encodes:
- the miaA gene encoding tRNA (adenosine(37)-N6)-dimethylallyltransferase MiaA has protein sequence MAPPAPGELLVVVGPTASGKTELAIRLAERFGGEVVSADSVQIYREFDLGSGKPTPAERARAAHHLVDAVDPLQAIDAQRFAELADAALDDIRGRGRVPVVCGGTFLWVKALVLGLSPAPPADPEVRARHRAIADAEGRAALHARLAAVDPESAARLAPNDLVRVSRALEIYERSGRTQSAWHADHGFRERRHAARLLAVHRDRAELDRRIEARVAAWLEQGWVEEVRSLLARGYGDARAMGSVGYRQVREHLEGRLPADELAPAIVRATRTFVRRQRTWLRDEAVAHVALP, from the coding sequence ATCGCGCCGCCCGCGCCGGGTGAGCTGCTCGTCGTGGTCGGCCCGACGGCGAGCGGCAAGACCGAGCTCGCCATCCGGCTCGCGGAGCGGTTCGGCGGCGAGGTGGTGAGCGCCGACAGCGTGCAGATCTACCGGGAGTTCGACCTCGGCTCCGGGAAGCCGACGCCCGCCGAGCGGGCGCGCGCGGCGCACCACCTGGTCGACGCGGTCGATCCGTTGCAGGCGATCGACGCCCAGCGCTTCGCGGAGCTCGCGGACGCGGCGCTCGACGACATCCGCGGCCGCGGCCGGGTCCCTGTCGTCTGCGGCGGCACGTTCCTCTGGGTGAAGGCGCTCGTCCTCGGCCTCTCGCCCGCGCCGCCCGCCGATCCCGAGGTGCGCGCGCGGCACCGCGCGATCGCCGACGCCGAGGGGCGCGCCGCGCTCCACGCGCGCCTCGCCGCCGTGGATCCGGAGAGCGCGGCCCGCCTCGCGCCCAACGACCTCGTGCGCGTCAGCCGGGCGCTGGAGATCTACGAGCGCTCGGGCAGGACGCAGAGCGCGTGGCACGCGGACCACGGCTTCCGGGAGCGCCGGCACGCCGCGCGCCTGCTCGCGGTGCATCGCGACCGCGCCGAGCTCGACCGCCGCATCGAGGCCCGCGTCGCCGCGTGGCTGGAGCAGGGCTGGGTGGAGGAGGTCCGCTCGCTCCTCGCCCGCGGCTACGGCGACGCGCGGGCGATGGGCTCCGTCGGCTACCGGCAGGTGCGGGAGCACCTGGAGGGGCGCCTGCCGGCCGACGAGCTCGCGCCGGCCATCGTGCGCGCCACACGCACCTTCGTGCGCCGGCAGCGCACGTGGTTGAGGGACGAGGCGGTCGCGCACGTCGCGCTGCCATGA
- the mutL gene encoding DNA mismatch repair endonuclease MutL, translating to MSTAERIAGADPRSTLTQAQAEERRVAILPDDLANQIAAGEVVERPASVVKELVENALDAGARRIRVDIEGGGVGLVRVADDGRGMSREDASLAVLRHATSKIARLDDLRSIQSFGFRGEALPSIASVSRFSLRTRRDGEAEGTEIRIEGGGAAQAIPCGCAAGTVVEVRDLFYNVPARRKFLRAVGTESAHVSEIAQAVALGEPGVTLVLSRDGRVAREWLRTSSRAERARMMLAGEELATCAGQRGPLTVEAFVSRPERARSGASWLWMFVNGRHVRDRSLARSIALAYGSVLEPGRYPIGAVFIDLPAELVDVNVHPQKAEVRFADGRAVADALYKIVAAQVAAAFGLPAPAPGGFQGRKGKLFEDAAAPPGDAWVWSGGPAAEAPAAGPSTPAAGTSGERQGPPDDPWGLGGDLGGVPPARPHAAPAGPAPTQLGAWADIAALDLPAPAHGGPGEPPAPAPGSPPVPYPTGGAPVLAAAERVVAWRSLRFLAQVRNTFFVCEGPDGIYFLDQHAAAERVTFHRLRASYDGRDVATQKLLFPVIVQAAPAEVSLIEEAQEAIARLGLDVRPAGSAQLAVHAVPTLLRRAAPERLVRDLVDELSHSGERAFSGAVDLALATMACHGSLRAGDPVAPEEARALLAALDEVDFAGHCPHGRPIVMRVGWPELEHRVGRR from the coding sequence ATGAGCACCGCGGAGAGGATCGCCGGCGCGGATCCTCGATCGACGCTCACGCAGGCGCAGGCCGAAGAGCGGAGGGTCGCCATCCTCCCGGACGATCTCGCCAACCAGATCGCGGCGGGCGAGGTGGTCGAGCGGCCGGCGAGCGTCGTGAAGGAGCTCGTCGAGAACGCGCTCGACGCGGGCGCGCGCCGCATCCGGGTCGACATCGAGGGGGGCGGCGTCGGCCTGGTGCGCGTCGCGGACGACGGGCGCGGGATGAGCCGCGAGGACGCCTCGCTGGCGGTGCTCCGCCACGCCACGAGCAAGATCGCCCGGCTCGACGACCTGCGCAGCATCCAGAGCTTCGGCTTCCGCGGCGAGGCGCTCCCGAGCATCGCCTCGGTGAGCCGCTTCTCGCTGCGGACGCGGCGCGACGGCGAGGCCGAGGGGACGGAGATCCGGATCGAGGGCGGCGGCGCGGCGCAGGCCATCCCCTGCGGGTGCGCCGCCGGCACCGTCGTCGAGGTGCGCGATCTCTTCTACAACGTCCCCGCGCGCCGCAAGTTCCTGCGCGCCGTCGGCACCGAGTCGGCGCACGTGTCCGAGATCGCGCAGGCGGTCGCGCTCGGCGAGCCGGGCGTGACGCTGGTCCTCTCGCGCGACGGGCGCGTCGCGCGGGAGTGGCTGCGCACCTCGAGCCGCGCGGAGCGGGCGCGCATGATGCTCGCGGGCGAGGAGCTCGCGACGTGCGCTGGCCAGCGGGGGCCGCTCACGGTCGAGGCGTTCGTGTCGCGGCCGGAGCGCGCCCGCTCGGGCGCCAGCTGGCTGTGGATGTTCGTGAACGGCCGGCACGTGCGCGACCGCTCGCTGGCCCGCTCGATCGCGCTCGCCTACGGCAGCGTCCTCGAGCCGGGCCGGTACCCCATCGGCGCTGTGTTCATCGACCTGCCCGCCGAGCTCGTGGACGTGAACGTCCACCCCCAGAAGGCCGAGGTCCGCTTCGCCGACGGCCGCGCCGTCGCCGACGCGCTCTACAAGATCGTCGCCGCGCAGGTGGCCGCGGCGTTCGGCCTGCCCGCGCCGGCCCCCGGCGGCTTCCAGGGCCGCAAGGGCAAGCTCTTCGAGGACGCGGCGGCGCCGCCCGGAGACGCCTGGGTCTGGTCGGGCGGCCCCGCGGCGGAGGCGCCCGCGGCAGGCCCGTCGACGCCCGCGGCGGGTACGTCGGGCGAGCGGCAGGGGCCGCCGGACGATCCGTGGGGCCTCGGCGGCGACCTCGGCGGGGTCCCGCCGGCACGTCCTCACGCTGCGCCGGCCGGGCCAGCGCCGACGCAGCTCGGGGCGTGGGCCGACATCGCGGCGCTCGATCTACCGGCACCGGCGCACGGCGGACCGGGGGAGCCGCCCGCGCCCGCGCCGGGGTCGCCGCCCGTCCCCTATCCGACCGGCGGCGCGCCGGTGCTCGCCGCGGCCGAGCGCGTGGTCGCCTGGCGGTCGCTGCGCTTCCTCGCCCAGGTGCGCAACACCTTCTTCGTGTGCGAGGGGCCGGACGGCATCTACTTCCTCGATCAGCACGCGGCGGCGGAGCGCGTGACGTTCCACCGCCTGCGCGCGTCGTACGACGGGCGCGACGTCGCCACGCAGAAGCTGCTCTTCCCGGTGATCGTCCAGGCGGCGCCCGCGGAGGTGTCGCTCATCGAGGAGGCGCAGGAGGCGATCGCGCGGCTCGGGCTCGACGTGCGCCCGGCGGGATCGGCGCAGCTCGCGGTGCACGCGGTGCCAACGCTGCTCCGCCGCGCCGCGCCCGAGCGCCTCGTGCGCGACCTCGTGGACGAGCTGAGCCACTCGGGCGAGCGCGCCTTCTCGGGCGCGGTGGATCTCGCGCTCGCGACGATGGCCTGCCACGGCTCGCTGCGCGCGGGCGACCCGGTGGCGCCGGAGGAGGCGCGGGCCCTGCTCGCGGCGCTCGACGAGGTCGACTTCGCCGGCCACTGCCCGCACGGTCGGCCCATCGTGATGCGCGTCGGCTGGCCGGAGCTGGAGCACCGCGTGGGGCGGCGGTGA
- a CDS encoding RNA polymerase factor sigma-32 translates to MAKSKSEPRTKRTKGTGAPQPDGVAKAGLQAGAEEEGADLRPDSEAGPRPAAKRRARSSAKDGGRARVEAQPAASDDEGPREDDDEADGAPESGAARTGDVEEGDVVEVVGEVIDDASLDVNDIELPRSARASGGEGRGGGDVALSRTDPLQAYLREVQRHALLTPDEEKELTIKYTKTQDVATAARLVTANLRLVVKLAYEYRRAYKNIMDLIQEGNIGLMQAVKRYDPYRGVKLSSYAAWWIRAYILRFILNNWRLVKLGTTQAQRKLFFNLNKEKAKLSAMGIEPTAAEIAKRLSVEEKEVVDMDRRLSSGEASLDAPVGDLEGRTIPRVELLVSSGASPDTAFEASEMGRLVHDRLSKFRETLKGKDVIIFDKRMAAEDPLTLQELGNEFGISRERVRQLEARLQSKLRTYLQEELGDAVEMD, encoded by the coding sequence GTGGCGAAGAGCAAGAGCGAGCCGCGAACGAAGCGAACGAAGGGGACCGGAGCGCCCCAGCCCGACGGAGTGGCGAAGGCGGGGCTCCAGGCCGGAGCGGAGGAGGAAGGCGCGGACCTCCGGCCCGACTCGGAGGCGGGCCCCCGGCCCGCAGCGAAGCGCCGCGCGCGCTCCTCCGCGAAGGACGGCGGGCGCGCGCGTGTCGAAGCGCAGCCCGCCGCGAGCGACGACGAGGGCCCGCGCGAGGACGACGACGAGGCGGACGGCGCGCCCGAGAGCGGCGCCGCGAGGACGGGCGACGTCGAGGAGGGCGACGTCGTGGAGGTCGTCGGCGAGGTGATCGACGACGCGAGCCTCGACGTGAACGACATCGAGCTCCCGCGCTCCGCGAGGGCGAGCGGCGGCGAGGGCCGCGGCGGCGGTGACGTCGCGCTGTCGCGCACGGACCCGCTGCAGGCCTACCTGCGCGAGGTGCAGCGCCACGCGCTGCTCACGCCGGACGAGGAGAAGGAGCTGACGATCAAGTACACGAAGACGCAGGACGTCGCGACCGCCGCGCGGCTCGTGACGGCGAACCTGCGGCTCGTGGTCAAGCTCGCGTACGAGTACCGGCGCGCCTACAAGAACATCATGGACCTCATCCAGGAGGGGAACATCGGCCTGATGCAGGCCGTGAAGCGCTACGATCCGTACCGCGGCGTGAAGCTCTCCTCGTACGCGGCCTGGTGGATCCGCGCGTACATCCTCCGCTTCATCCTCAACAACTGGCGCCTCGTGAAGCTCGGCACGACGCAGGCGCAGCGGAAGCTCTTCTTCAACCTCAACAAGGAGAAGGCGAAGCTCTCGGCGATGGGCATCGAGCCCACGGCGGCGGAGATCGCGAAGCGCCTGTCGGTCGAGGAGAAGGAGGTCGTCGACATGGACCGCCGCCTCTCGAGCGGCGAGGCCTCGCTCGACGCCCCGGTCGGCGATCTCGAGGGCCGGACGATCCCGCGCGTCGAGCTGCTCGTGTCGTCGGGGGCGAGCCCGGACACCGCGTTCGAGGCGAGCGAGATGGGCAGGCTCGTCCACGATCGGCTCTCGAAGTTCCGCGAGACGCTGAAGGGCAAGGACGTGATCATCTTCGACAAGCGCATGGCCGCCGAGGATCCGCTCACGCTCCAGGAGCTCGGCAACGAGTTCGGCATCTCGCGCGAGCGCGTGCGCCAGCTCGAGGCGCGGCTCCAGTCCAAGCTGCGGACGTACCTCCAGGAGGAGCTCGGCGACGCCGTCGAGATGGACTAG
- the rsmI gene encoding 16S rRNA (cytidine(1402)-2'-O)-methyltransferase produces MSSGGEQGGSSDRGCLYVVATPIGNLGDITLRAVETLRGADRILAEDTRRARALLGHLGVSGKPVDRFDAHASETDAARAAARLAAGESIAFMTDAGTPVVSDPGTALVRAATEAGARVVAIPGPSAVMVAVSASGLVTGGFRFVGFLPRGGRERREALALVTSTPEAVVLFESPRRFRETLADLAERMPGRRAVVARELTKVHEEILSGSVEELAAIEREWLGEITLVLAPAAPAAEGARPSDEELDARIDRELAQGRRAKHIAEELSVELGLPRREIYARAVARRGEPSG; encoded by the coding sequence GTGTCGAGCGGCGGCGAGCAAGGCGGGTCGAGCGATCGCGGGTGCCTCTACGTGGTGGCGACGCCGATCGGCAACCTCGGCGATATCACGCTGCGCGCGGTCGAGACGCTGCGCGGGGCGGACCGCATCCTCGCGGAGGACACGCGGCGGGCCCGGGCGCTCCTCGGCCACCTCGGCGTCTCGGGCAAGCCGGTCGACCGGTTCGACGCGCACGCCTCCGAGACCGACGCGGCGCGCGCGGCCGCGCGGCTCGCGGCGGGCGAGTCGATCGCCTTCATGACCGACGCCGGCACGCCGGTCGTGAGCGATCCGGGGACGGCGCTCGTGCGCGCGGCCACGGAGGCCGGGGCGCGCGTCGTGGCGATCCCCGGGCCGAGCGCGGTGATGGTGGCGGTGAGCGCGTCGGGGCTGGTGACGGGGGGCTTCCGCTTCGTCGGGTTCCTGCCCCGCGGCGGGCGCGAGCGGCGCGAGGCGCTGGCCCTCGTCACGTCGACGCCGGAGGCGGTGGTGCTGTTCGAGTCGCCGCGGCGCTTCCGCGAGACGCTCGCCGACCTCGCCGAGCGGATGCCCGGGCGGCGCGCCGTCGTCGCGCGCGAGCTGACGAAGGTGCACGAGGAGATCCTGAGCGGCAGCGTGGAGGAGCTCGCGGCGATCGAGCGGGAGTGGCTCGGGGAGATCACGCTGGTGCTCGCGCCCGCGGCGCCGGCCGCGGAGGGCGCGCGCCCGAGCGACGAGGAGCTCGACGCGCGCATCGATCGGGAGCTCGCCCAGGGGAGGCGGGCCAAGCACATCGCCGAGGAGCTGTCGGTGGAGCTCGGGCTACCGCGGCGCGAGATCTACGCGCGGGCGGTGGCGCGGCGGGGGGAGCCGAGCGGGTAG
- a CDS encoding mannose-1-phosphate guanylyltransferase, protein MTPTDPSLHVLILAGGAGTRFWPASRAARPKQLLPLLGGEPLLAATARRVLPLCARGGGAGWERVWIATGQHLVAPTCAALPEVSERRLLVEPAPRNTAPCIGWAAATIARDDPEAVVVVLPSDHHIGDVPRFLEALGAAVASAQGGAITTIGVRPTHPETGFGYIEAEETAGAEGAAPAAPRRVRRFVEKPSRERAVEFVASGRFLWNAGMFIFRAGDMLAAIRAHLPALAAGLDEIDRAAALGPDAEAEAVLRVFPGLPAVSIDHGVMEHVAGLAVVPGDFGWSDVGSWQSAWELADKDERGNSAPAGSVLIDAHGNHVVDLRARAAPDDRRVIALVGVEGLVVVETDDALLIVPRDRAQEVKHAVDELKARGQGRHT, encoded by the coding sequence ATGACTCCGACCGACCCCTCCCTCCATGTCCTGATCCTCGCCGGCGGCGCGGGCACCCGTTTCTGGCCGGCGTCGCGCGCCGCGCGCCCGAAGCAGCTCTTGCCGCTGCTCGGCGGCGAGCCGCTCCTCGCCGCGACGGCGCGCCGGGTGCTCCCGCTGTGCGCCCGCGGCGGGGGCGCGGGCTGGGAGCGCGTCTGGATCGCGACCGGCCAGCACCTGGTCGCGCCGACCTGCGCGGCGCTGCCCGAGGTGTCCGAGCGGCGCCTGCTGGTCGAGCCAGCGCCGCGCAACACGGCGCCGTGCATCGGCTGGGCGGCCGCGACCATCGCGCGCGACGACCCCGAGGCGGTCGTCGTCGTGCTCCCGAGCGACCACCACATCGGCGACGTGCCGCGGTTCCTCGAGGCGCTGGGGGCCGCCGTCGCCTCGGCCCAGGGCGGCGCGATCACGACGATCGGCGTGCGCCCCACGCACCCGGAGACGGGCTTCGGGTACATCGAGGCGGAGGAGACCGCCGGAGCCGAGGGCGCGGCGCCCGCGGCGCCCCGCCGCGTGCGGCGCTTCGTCGAGAAGCCGAGCCGCGAGCGCGCGGTGGAGTTCGTGGCGAGCGGCCGCTTCCTCTGGAACGCGGGGATGTTCATCTTCCGCGCGGGCGACATGCTGGCCGCGATCCGCGCCCACCTGCCGGCGCTCGCCGCGGGGCTCGACGAGATCGACCGCGCCGCCGCGCTCGGCCCGGACGCCGAGGCGGAGGCCGTCCTGCGGGTGTTCCCGGGCCTGCCGGCCGTCAGCATCGATCACGGCGTGATGGAGCACGTCGCCGGGCTCGCCGTGGTGCCCGGCGACTTCGGCTGGAGCGACGTGGGCAGCTGGCAGAGCGCCTGGGAGCTCGCCGACAAGGACGAGCGAGGCAACAGCGCGCCCGCGGGGTCGGTGCTGATCGACGCGCACGGCAACCACGTCGTCGATCTGCGCGCGCGCGCCGCGCCCGACGATCGCCGGGTGATCGCGCTCGTCGGCGTGGAGGGCCTCGTGGTCGTCGAGACCGACGACGCGCTGCTCATCGTGCCGCGCGATCGGGCCCAGGAGGTGAAGCACGCGGTCGACGAGCTGAAGGCGCGAGGGCAGGGCCGGCACACGTGA
- a CDS encoding undecaprenyl-diphosphate phosphatase, translating to MGLVDVTVLAAVQGAAQALPISATGHGAAARLWLSAADDAWVAAAQALAAAAALALAVRQRLLRALGEGARALARPSLFRASPPARDAAGLALGAAVSLIVAAALRPYVAPWRDAPLAVGLGLLATGAALASTAIAPRRDGRNEADAPSLACALAAGAAHGVAALPGASRIGAALVVLLWLGVRPGRAVELALTLSIPALLASALAEARAFHGPAPGAGAVALGLLAAFVSAAAAASALRALAERRRIGALSLWVVPLGLAMVAYARALHGLA from the coding sequence GTGGGTCTCGTTGACGTGACGGTGCTCGCGGCCGTGCAGGGGGCGGCGCAGGCGCTGCCCATCTCGGCGACCGGGCATGGCGCGGCGGCCCGGCTCTGGCTCAGCGCGGCCGACGACGCCTGGGTCGCCGCCGCGCAGGCGCTCGCGGCGGCGGCGGCGCTCGCGCTCGCCGTGCGGCAGCGGCTCCTCCGCGCGCTCGGCGAGGGCGCCCGGGCGCTCGCGAGGCCGTCGCTCTTCAGGGCGTCGCCGCCGGCGCGCGACGCGGCGGGGCTCGCGCTGGGCGCCGCCGTGAGCCTGATCGTCGCGGCGGCGCTCCGTCCGTACGTCGCGCCGTGGCGGGACGCGCCGCTCGCGGTCGGGCTCGGCCTGCTCGCCACCGGCGCGGCGCTCGCGAGCACCGCGATCGCGCCGCGGCGGGACGGCCGCAACGAGGCCGACGCGCCGTCGCTCGCCTGCGCGCTCGCGGCGGGCGCGGCGCACGGGGTCGCGGCGCTGCCTGGCGCCTCGCGGATCGGGGCGGCGCTCGTCGTGCTGCTCTGGCTCGGCGTCCGGCCCGGGCGCGCCGTCGAGCTCGCGCTCACGCTGAGCATCCCCGCGCTGCTCGCCTCGGCGCTCGCCGAGGCGCGCGCGTTCCACGGCCCGGCGCCAGGGGCGGGCGCCGTGGCGCTCGGCCTCCTCGCCGCCTTCGTGAGCGCCGCCGCGGCGGCCTCCGCGCTCCGCGCCCTCGCCGAGCGACGGCGCATCGGCGCGCTCTCGCTGTGGGTCGTCCCCCTCGGCCTCGCGATGGTGGCCTACGCGCGCGCGCTGCACGGCCTCGCCTGA
- a CDS encoding NADH-quinone oxidoreductase subunit A, with protein MLMAYASVAAFFLVAIGFMLGSLLFGKLLRPNNMYAEKVETYECGEAPVGPAWFNFNPRFYIIALVYIIFDVEIAFIYPVAAVFKRWVDQGNGLFALIEIFLFVAILMLGFAYVWVKGDFNWIRSIKGDPRGAQNVSSRAQPRAGASGGAPAGLPGQRAVAEGGAES; from the coding sequence ATGTTGATGGCCTACGCCAGCGTTGCCGCGTTCTTTCTGGTGGCGATCGGCTTCATGCTCGGCTCTCTGCTGTTCGGGAAGCTGCTGCGCCCGAACAACATGTACGCCGAGAAGGTCGAGACGTACGAGTGCGGCGAAGCGCCTGTCGGGCCCGCGTGGTTCAACTTCAACCCGCGTTTTTACATCATCGCGCTCGTCTACATCATCTTCGACGTCGAGATAGCGTTCATCTACCCGGTCGCGGCGGTGTTCAAGCGCTGGGTGGACCAGGGCAACGGGCTCTTCGCGCTGATCGAGATCTTCCTCTTCGTGGCCATCCTGATGCTCGGCTTCGCCTATGTCTGGGTGAAGGGCGATTTCAACTGGATCCGCTCCATCAAGGGGGATCCGCGCGGGGCCCAGAACGTGAGCAGCCGGGCCCAGCCGCGCGCGGGCGCGAGCGGAGGCGCGCCGGCGGGCCTCCCGGGTCAGAGGGCGGTCGCCGAGGGAGGTGCGGAGTCATGA
- the nuoB gene encoding NADH-quinone oxidoreductase subunit NuoB, with amino-acid sequence MTSNLNLMAPPRGWEAKYESDGGGVITTSVDQTVNWLLNWGRSNSVWYMLFGLACCAIELMQTGGPRGDLERFGAAPRPSPRSSDLFIIAGTLTYKMATRVKRLYDQMSEPRFVISMGSCSNCGGLFQYAYSVCKGVDQIIPVDVYVPGCPPRPEALLEGLLKIQEKIKSERALGRRGATGG; translated from the coding sequence ATGACATCGAACCTGAACCTGATGGCCCCGCCCCGCGGGTGGGAGGCGAAGTACGAGAGCGACGGCGGCGGCGTCATCACGACGAGCGTCGATCAGACCGTCAACTGGCTGCTCAACTGGGGCCGGTCGAACAGCGTCTGGTACATGCTCTTCGGCCTGGCGTGCTGCGCCATCGAGCTCATGCAGACCGGCGGCCCCCGCGGTGATCTAGAGCGCTTCGGGGCCGCGCCGCGGCCGAGCCCCCGGTCGAGCGACCTGTTCATCATCGCGGGGACGCTGACGTACAAGATGGCGACCCGCGTGAAGCGCCTCTATGACCAGATGTCGGAGCCGCGCTTCGTCATCTCGATGGGCAGCTGCTCGAACTGCGGGGGCCTCTTCCAGTACGCCTACTCGGTCTGCAAGGGCGTGGATCAGATCATCCCCGTCGACGTCTACGTCCCCGGCTGCCCCCCGCGCCCCGAGGCGCTGCTCGAAGGGCTCCTGAAGATCCAGGAGAAGATCAAGAGCGAGCGGGCCCTCGGCCGCCGCGGCGCGACGGGCGGCTGA
- a CDS encoding NADH-quinone oxidoreductase subunit C, with protein sequence MSPEAIFQALQAKLGEDAVFDFHPASPKDRDAWLQVAPAKIEPVCRLLREAPELDFDYLECITGVDYPDLKKIVVVYHVYSYAKKHRVVLKVFLDRESPAVSTLVDVWSAANWQERECFDLLGVRFEGHPDLRRLLLPDDWEGHPLRKDWQEKAEYHGIPTQRPNPVELFKIKLPKKDAEAS encoded by the coding sequence ATGTCACCCGAAGCTATCTTCCAGGCGCTCCAGGCGAAGCTCGGCGAAGACGCGGTCTTCGACTTCCACCCCGCGTCCCCGAAGGATCGGGACGCCTGGCTCCAGGTCGCGCCCGCGAAGATCGAGCCTGTGTGCCGGCTCCTGCGCGAGGCGCCGGAGCTCGATTTCGATTACCTGGAGTGCATCACCGGCGTCGACTATCCCGATCTCAAGAAGATCGTCGTCGTCTATCACGTCTACTCGTACGCGAAGAAGCACCGGGTCGTCCTGAAGGTGTTCCTCGACCGGGAGAGCCCGGCGGTGTCGACGCTCGTCGACGTGTGGTCGGCGGCGAACTGGCAGGAGCGGGAGTGCTTCGACCTGCTCGGCGTGCGCTTCGAGGGGCACCCGGACCTCCGCCGCCTGCTCCTGCCCGACGACTGGGAGGGGCACCCCCTCCGCAAGGACTGGCAGGAGAAGGCCGAGTACCACGGCATCCCGACGCAGCGGCCGAACCCGGTCGAGCTCTTCAAGATCAAGCTCCCGAAGAAGGACGCGGAGGCGTCATGA
- a CDS encoding NADH-quinone oxidoreductase subunit D gives MSQVIFSVDRGGAEPGAEMEDEMTLNMGPHHPSTHGVLRFVISTDGEIIRKAVPDVGYLHRSIEKIGERCTYSGFMPYTDRVDYIAAMFANEAWASACEKLMGIEVPKRAQYLRVISCELNRIGSHMIALGAMAMDVGAVTPFPWALREREYINDFIEELCGARLTFNYHRIGGVSFDMPKGWADKVKHWLDRFEPIMVEFDRLISLNDIFIKRLANVAVVTAEEAKDWGLVGPNLRGSGVKWDLRKEDAYSVYPELEFDVPVGRGRYGTVGDCWDRFYVRVEECRESAKILRQALDKIDEHPEDDILGKLPKKMRPDGEAYARIESARGDMGCYVIGRGAEEAYRARFRTGSFTAMAMIEAKSPGLFLADLVALIASFDVVAPEIDR, from the coding sequence ATGAGCCAGGTCATCTTCAGCGTCGACCGCGGGGGCGCGGAGCCGGGCGCCGAGATGGAAGACGAGATGACCCTCAACATGGGGCCTCATCACCCGTCGACCCACGGCGTGCTCCGCTTCGTCATCTCGACGGACGGCGAGATCATCCGGAAGGCGGTGCCGGACGTCGGCTACCTGCACCGGAGCATCGAGAAGATCGGCGAGCGCTGCACGTACAGCGGCTTCATGCCGTACACGGATCGCGTCGACTACATCGCTGCGATGTTCGCCAACGAGGCCTGGGCGAGCGCCTGCGAGAAGCTGATGGGCATCGAGGTGCCGAAGCGGGCGCAGTACCTCCGCGTCATCTCCTGCGAGCTCAACCGGATCGGGAGCCACATGATCGCGCTCGGCGCGATGGCGATGGACGTCGGCGCGGTCACGCCCTTCCCGTGGGCGCTGCGAGAGCGGGAGTACATCAACGACTTCATCGAGGAGCTGTGCGGCGCGCGGCTCACCTTCAATTACCACCGCATCGGCGGCGTGTCGTTCGACATGCCGAAGGGGTGGGCCGACAAGGTGAAGCATTGGCTCGACCGCTTCGAGCCGATCATGGTCGAGTTCGACCGGCTCATCAGCCTGAACGACATCTTCATCAAGCGCCTCGCCAACGTCGCCGTGGTCACGGCCGAGGAGGCGAAGGACTGGGGGCTCGTCGGCCCCAACCTGCGCGGATCCGGGGTGAAATGGGATCTCCGCAAGGAGGACGCCTACTCGGTCTACCCCGAGCTCGAGTTCGACGTGCCCGTGGGCCGCGGGCGCTACGGGACCGTGGGAGACTGCTGGGACCGGTTCTACGTCCGCGTCGAGGAGTGCCGCGAGTCGGCGAAGATCCTCCGCCAGGCGCTCGACAAGATCGACGAGCACCCGGAGGACGACATCCTGGGCAAGCTGCCGAAGAAGATGCGGCCCGACGGGGAGGCGTACGCTCGCATCGAGAGCGCCCGCGGCGACATGGGCTGTTACGTCATCGGGCGCGGCGCGGAGGAGGCGTATCGGGCGCGGTTCCGGACAGGGAGCTTCACCGCGATGGCGATGATCGAGGCCAAGAGCCCAGGGCTGTTCCTGGCCGACCTCGTGGCGCTCATCGCGAGCTTCGACGTCGTGGCGCCCGAGATCGACCGGTAG